The following proteins are co-located in the Imtechella halotolerans genome:
- a CDS encoding TIR domain-containing protein, which translates to MPYRNKTYVAFDADSDIRYYRLMKAWKQSDNSEFNFFDAHDLTNIWQYSSEETIKRNLRERLMNTKIFVLLVGEKTKYLYKYVKWEIEQALSLDLPIIVVNLNGNRGLDDVNCPSILKDKLALHISFNAKIIQKSLENWETLHENYTSEKKSGPFQYDETIYKHLGL; encoded by the coding sequence ATGCCATACAGAAATAAAACATATGTAGCTTTTGACGCTGACAGTGATATAAGATATTACAGATTAATGAAAGCTTGGAAACAAAGTGACAATTCAGAATTTAATTTCTTTGACGCACATGATTTGACAAATATTTGGCAATACAGTTCAGAAGAAACAATCAAGAGAAATCTTAGAGAAAGACTAATGAATACTAAAATATTTGTCCTTCTTGTTGGCGAAAAGACAAAATATTTATACAAATATGTAAAGTGGGAAATTGAACAAGCGCTAAGCCTAGATTTGCCTATAATAGTTGTAAATCTAAATGGAAATAGAGGTTTAGATGACGTCAATTGCCCATCAATCTTGAAAGACAAGTTAGCCTTGCATATTAGTTTTAATGCTAAAATAATTCAAAAATCACTAGAGAATTGGGAGACCCTTCATGAAAATTATACATCTGAAAAAAAGTCAGGGCCATTTCAATATGACGAAACCATTTATAAACATTTAGGATTATGA
- a CDS encoding macro domain-containing protein has translation MKCRLTIGNGLWLLWKSLSFIKVGNNLLSVFGVLWLVIEVFTFFNKQEIVNQIKEFWGLFVFIGIIIVIYQNWPKNKFSYKVNNRDVFITLQIGDIFKSDGALIIPVNNRLDVDNHGIIAKSSSILRLFIDKVYNQKHNYLASDISCELKDSEKFYSNFILTENPLTYKIGTVVPIYRDEKQYYLLCSSTLNGQNRSKSTEDDLRSSLIELWAFLSHCGSKDNLVIPIIGTGRGRIQMTREEVIKEIVLSFLSSLDIESYCEQLTICIHPNDIKKYNVNIEGITDFIRLHCMNANFSRRNHMSFGQTIT, from the coding sequence ATGAAATGTCGTTTAACAATAGGTAATGGCCTATGGCTTCTATGGAAATCTTTAAGTTTTATTAAAGTTGGGAACAATTTACTATCTGTATTTGGTGTACTTTGGTTAGTTATTGAAGTTTTTACATTTTTTAACAAACAAGAAATCGTAAATCAAATTAAGGAATTTTGGGGTCTATTTGTTTTTATTGGAATAATAATAGTGATTTATCAAAATTGGCCTAAAAACAAATTTTCCTACAAGGTTAACAATAGAGACGTTTTTATAACTTTGCAAATTGGTGATATATTTAAATCAGACGGCGCATTGATAATTCCGGTTAATAATCGTTTGGATGTTGACAATCATGGCATTATTGCAAAATCTAGTAGCATTTTACGTTTATTTATTGACAAGGTATACAATCAAAAGCATAATTACTTGGCATCTGATATATCTTGTGAATTAAAAGATTCTGAGAAATTTTACTCAAATTTCATATTAACAGAGAATCCATTGACTTATAAAATAGGAACAGTTGTACCTATTTACCGCGACGAAAAACAATACTACCTTTTATGTAGCTCAACACTAAATGGTCAAAATCGTTCCAAGTCAACGGAGGATGATCTTCGTTCTTCATTAATTGAATTATGGGCATTTCTATCGCATTGTGGATCAAAAGATAATTTAGTGATTCCAATCATTGGAACTGGTCGAGGCAGAATACAAATGACACGTGAAGAAGTAATTAAGGAAATTGTTCTTTCATTTTTATCATCTTTAGACATTGAATCATATTGCGAACAGCTCACAATTTGCATTCATCCAAACGACATAAAAAAATATAATGTGAATATTGAAGGTATAACTGATTTTATAAGATTACACTGTATGAATGCAAATTTCAGTCGTAGAAATCACATGTCATTTGGACAGACAATCACATAA